The following proteins are encoded in a genomic region of Methanomassiliicoccales archaeon:
- the argH gene encoding argininosuccinate lyase, with protein MVEKQLWSGRFAEGPSQMTLSFTSSLSVDMKLAWYDIAGSVAHARMLGAQGIVAPEESEKIVDGLKRLLDDLEADQLDLSDELEDVHTNVEALLTELVGEAGKRLHTARSRNDQVSTDLRMFVRDAILEIVALLMDVQGILLDRAEEEKGTMMPGFTHLQHAQPVSLGFHLMAHVFRLQRDAERFLDAYKRVNQCPLGAGALAGTGHAIDRNMTAEALGFDRPTDNGMDTVSDRDFALEFAYVCAQTMVHLSSMGEELALWTSPEFGFAEMSDAFATGSSIMPQKKNPDVAELIRGRSSLAVGNLTQLLVLMKGLPLSYNRDMQEDKGAVFSSYETLTSCLFVIGPMYHALIFNKERMSEACARGFLNATDLADHLVQRGMSFRQAHETVGAAVRYCVSKGRTLESLSVKELKKFSELLDGSSTEYIAMEACLERRNSLGGTSPEQVRVQIAAARQKVEGHRAECYGEIDRLEKVWESLRA; from the coding sequence CTGGTACGACATTGCCGGCTCCGTGGCCCACGCCCGGATGCTGGGGGCCCAAGGGATCGTCGCTCCGGAGGAGTCCGAAAAGATCGTGGACGGCCTGAAGAGGCTGCTGGACGACCTGGAGGCAGACCAGCTGGACCTCTCGGACGAACTGGAGGATGTGCACACCAACGTCGAAGCGCTATTGACCGAACTGGTGGGCGAGGCCGGTAAGCGCCTGCACACCGCCCGCAGCCGCAACGACCAGGTCTCTACGGACCTTCGAATGTTCGTCCGCGACGCCATACTGGAGATCGTGGCCTTGCTCATGGACGTCCAGGGCATCCTGTTGGACCGCGCCGAGGAGGAGAAGGGCACCATGATGCCCGGTTTCACTCACCTGCAGCACGCCCAGCCGGTCAGCTTAGGTTTCCATCTCATGGCCCATGTGTTCCGCCTGCAGCGGGACGCCGAGAGGTTCCTGGACGCTTACAAGAGGGTGAACCAGTGCCCGCTGGGCGCCGGAGCCCTGGCCGGGACCGGCCACGCCATAGACCGGAACATGACGGCCGAGGCGCTGGGGTTCGATAGGCCAACGGACAACGGCATGGACACCGTCAGCGACCGCGACTTCGCCCTGGAGTTCGCCTACGTCTGCGCCCAGACCATGGTGCACCTGAGCTCCATGGGCGAGGAGCTGGCGCTCTGGACCTCCCCGGAGTTCGGATTTGCGGAGATGTCGGACGCCTTCGCCACCGGCAGTTCCATCATGCCGCAGAAGAAGAACCCGGACGTGGCCGAGCTCATACGAGGGAGGAGCTCGTTGGCCGTGGGGAACCTGACGCAGCTGCTGGTCTTGATGAAAGGGTTGCCGCTCAGCTACAACCGCGACATGCAGGAGGACAAGGGCGCGGTCTTCTCCAGCTATGAGACGCTAACCTCCTGTCTCTTCGTCATCGGCCCCATGTATCACGCACTGATATTCAACAAGGAGAGGATGTCCGAGGCCTGCGCCAGGGGGTTCCTGAACGCCACCGACCTTGCCGACCACCTGGTGCAGCGGGGCATGTCCTTCCGACAAGCCCACGAGACGGTGGGGGCGGCGGTGCGCTACTGCGTGAGCAAGGGCAGGACGCTGGAATCGCTCAGCGTCAAGGAGCTGAAGAAGTTCTCCGAACTGCTGGACGGTTCATCGACAGAGTACATCGCCATGGAAGCCTGCCTGGAACGTCGCAATTCCCTTGGAGGGACGTCCCCGGAACAGGTCAGGGTTCAGATCGCGGCGGCTAGGCAGAAGGTCGAAGGCCACCGGGCCGAATGTTACGGTGAGATCGACCGGTTGGAGAAGGTCTGGGAGAGTTTGCGGGCATGA
- the thiD gene encoding bifunctional hydroxymethylpyrimidine kinase/phosphomethylpyrimidine kinase, producing the protein MVVVLTVAGSDSVGGAGIEADLKAIASMGGHGSVALTAVTAQNTSRVREIFPLPPEQVIAQINAVVEDAKPSAIKTGMLYSSRTVKAVAPLLGELKVPLVVDPVLFAGVGAALHREGLVKALIKDLFLFATVITPNKGEAEALSGMTISDDDTLDQVGHRLLELGPQAVLIKGGHLGGTMAVDTLFTADGAIEMASPRLDRKVHGAGCTLSSYIACGLALGMGPDEAVKEAKRRIYDAIAMSLPVGQGLDCINPMASLYKEAMKVMVLESVRSAVRSIEERLPPELVPEVGMNLACALPYPQGYLEVCGVEGRIVRIGDRVSRAGEVRFGGSRHIARVVMSALAVDPEMRCAMNVRFSEERVAELREAGLSVGSFDRAEEPDMVSSMEWGTAEAIKVTGHVPDVIFDRGGRGKEPMIRLLGRNPEEVLFKLEHLIK; encoded by the coding sequence ATGGTCGTCGTCCTGACCGTAGCCGGGTCCGATTCCGTGGGCGGGGCGGGCATCGAGGCCGACCTTAAGGCCATCGCCTCCATGGGCGGGCATGGGTCCGTGGCCCTGACCGCTGTCACCGCCCAGAACACCTCCAGGGTGCGGGAGATATTTCCGCTTCCGCCCGAGCAGGTCATCGCCCAGATCAACGCGGTGGTCGAGGACGCCAAGCCGTCGGCCATCAAGACTGGCATGCTGTATTCGTCCCGTACGGTGAAGGCCGTGGCCCCGTTGCTGGGCGAGCTGAAGGTGCCTTTGGTGGTCGACCCCGTGCTCTTCGCTGGCGTTGGGGCGGCCCTGCACCGGGAAGGACTGGTCAAGGCCCTGATCAAGGATTTGTTCCTTTTTGCGACTGTGATCACCCCCAATAAAGGAGAGGCCGAGGCCTTGTCGGGCATGACCATCTCGGATGACGATACCCTCGACCAGGTCGGTCACCGTCTGCTAGAGCTTGGTCCGCAGGCGGTACTAATCAAGGGAGGTCACCTGGGAGGCACTATGGCCGTGGACACGTTGTTCACGGCGGACGGGGCCATCGAAATGGCCTCGCCCCGTCTGGACCGCAAGGTGCACGGGGCTGGCTGCACGCTCTCGTCCTACATCGCCTGCGGCCTGGCCCTCGGCATGGGCCCGGACGAGGCGGTCAAGGAGGCCAAGCGTCGCATATACGACGCCATCGCCATGTCCCTGCCCGTCGGACAGGGCCTGGACTGCATCAACCCCATGGCCTCGCTGTACAAGGAGGCCATGAAGGTCATGGTGCTGGAGTCCGTGCGCTCGGCGGTCCGCAGCATCGAGGAAAGACTGCCCCCGGAGCTGGTCCCGGAGGTGGGTATGAACTTGGCCTGCGCCCTTCCCTACCCACAGGGCTATCTCGAGGTCTGCGGGGTGGAGGGTCGTATCGTCAGGATCGGGGATAGGGTGAGCCGAGCCGGAGAGGTTCGTTTTGGAGGCAGTCGGCATATCGCCCGGGTGGTGATGTCCGCTTTGGCGGTAGATCCAGAGATGCGCTGCGCCATGAACGTCCGTTTCAGCGAGGAAAGGGTCGCCGAGCTGCGAGAGGCGGGATTGAGCGTGGGGTCCTTCGACCGGGCCGAGGAACCGGACATGGTGTCCTCCATGGAATGGGGGACCGCAGAGGCCATAAAGGTGACTGGGCATGTGCCGGACGTGATCTTCGATCGCGGGGGCCGTGGGAAAGAGCCGATGATCAGGCTCTTGGGACGGAACCCGGAGGAAGTTCTATTCAAACTCGAACATCTGATCAAGTGA
- a CDS encoding glycosyltransferase, giving the protein MFTDSYLPTRDGVVTSLLLTKRELERMGHEVFVFAPQPAKGDPEEPGVQYFRSIGFPQYSGYRIPIFPTNKCELLQHLDVDVIHIHGVMFQAVRGLLAGRALKKPAVLTFHTMVTEAAKFYNATPFPEWVVQLGMWSYLRIILQRPEVVVVPTQTIKTEIKRYAPHIRRFEVIPTGVDLDRFHPGIDGSEVRKRHHLEGKKVIMHLGRIAWEKNIDLVLRGFARLSYQEKDTVLVIVGDGPAKEHLQKLAKELGVEDKVIFTGFVPDEELPQHYAACDVLTLASKFETQGLVILEAMAEGKPVSGIRYRAVAELIREGVNGSLFEETPESWSQATMRLLQDPERYRKGALAKAKEFSAGQWATRLLDIYNYAIESKSARVKGKAF; this is encoded by the coding sequence ATGTTCACCGATTCCTACCTTCCCACCCGGGATGGCGTGGTCACCTCGCTGCTGCTCACCAAGAGGGAGCTGGAGAGGATGGGACATGAGGTGTTCGTCTTCGCCCCCCAGCCGGCCAAGGGAGATCCAGAAGAGCCTGGTGTGCAATACTTCAGGTCCATCGGTTTCCCGCAGTATTCCGGTTATCGCATTCCGATTTTCCCTACAAACAAGTGCGAGCTCCTGCAGCATCTGGACGTGGACGTGATACACATTCACGGGGTAATGTTCCAGGCCGTCCGCGGCCTCCTAGCCGGCCGGGCCTTGAAGAAGCCGGCGGTCCTGACCTTCCACACCATGGTCACCGAGGCGGCCAAGTTCTACAACGCCACCCCCTTCCCGGAGTGGGTCGTCCAGTTGGGGATGTGGAGCTACCTGCGTATCATCCTCCAGAGACCGGAGGTGGTCGTGGTCCCCACGCAGACCATCAAGACCGAGATCAAGCGTTACGCACCGCACATAAGGAGGTTCGAGGTCATCCCTACCGGGGTGGACCTGGACCGTTTCCACCCAGGGATTGACGGGAGCGAGGTGCGGAAGCGCCACCACTTGGAGGGTAAGAAGGTCATCATGCACCTGGGTCGCATCGCCTGGGAGAAGAACATCGACCTGGTGCTGAGAGGATTCGCCCGCCTGAGCTATCAGGAGAAGGACACCGTACTTGTGATAGTGGGTGACGGGCCGGCCAAGGAGCACCTGCAGAAGCTGGCCAAGGAGCTGGGTGTGGAGGATAAGGTCATCTTCACCGGTTTCGTCCCGGACGAGGAGCTTCCCCAGCATTACGCTGCCTGCGATGTACTGACATTGGCCAGTAAGTTCGAGACCCAGGGGTTGGTCATCTTGGAGGCCATGGCCGAGGGCAAGCCGGTCTCCGGCATCCGTTATCGGGCGGTGGCCGAGCTGATACGCGAAGGCGTGAATGGCTCCCTCTTCGAGGAGACCCCGGAGAGCTGGTCCCAGGCCACCATGCGCCTGCTGCAGGACCCGGAAAGGTACCGCAAGGGCGCCCTGGCCAAGGCCAAGGAGTTCTCGGCCGGACAATGGGCCACCCGGCTACTGGACATCTACAACTATGCCATAGAGAGCAAGTCCGCCCGGGTCAAAGGAAAAGCTTTTTAG
- a CDS encoding FKBP-type peptidyl-prolyl cis-trans isomerase, whose product MRFKRMSRDVTAVNVLLIVLIVILMVSASSVVILVYQSGQAEEDKSTIVEVGMTINVDYTGKLTDGRIFDTSNYTIASNDALYPKSLSFTLKSESKYDPLSFTVGGGTLIKGFDSAVVGMRIGETKTVTLTPDQAYGSMDESKLVTFNLTEEVSLLVTLTSSEFEDEYGSSPVEGMTVTDPYYGWAATVLEFNTGADRVTVKNVPTMNAVYRIYGDSPSGWNVMVTNIDSSSNAITIKHQLTDSDNDYVMGTDDVGDFIVTQIDTVDGTAVKNYNSELLGKTLVFTITIVSIDELT is encoded by the coding sequence ATGAGGTTCAAAAGAATGTCCAGGGACGTCACCGCGGTGAACGTCCTGCTCATAGTTCTGATCGTTATCCTGATGGTCAGCGCCAGCTCAGTGGTCATCCTGGTCTATCAGAGCGGTCAGGCCGAAGAGGACAAAAGCACCATCGTCGAGGTCGGGATGACCATCAACGTCGACTACACTGGCAAGCTGACCGACGGACGGATCTTCGATACCTCTAACTATACCATTGCTAGCAATGACGCTCTGTACCCGAAGAGCCTTTCATTCACCCTAAAAAGCGAGAGCAAGTACGATCCTCTATCCTTCACGGTCGGGGGCGGAACGCTCATCAAGGGCTTTGATAGCGCCGTAGTGGGGATGAGGATAGGCGAGACCAAGACGGTCACCCTTACCCCCGACCAGGCCTACGGAAGTATGGACGAGTCCAAGCTAGTGACCTTCAATCTGACAGAAGAAGTGTCCCTGCTGGTAACCTTAACCTCTTCCGAGTTCGAGGACGAGTACGGCAGCAGCCCCGTCGAGGGAATGACCGTGACCGACCCCTACTACGGTTGGGCGGCCACAGTATTGGAGTTCAACACCGGCGCCGACCGGGTGACGGTTAAGAACGTGCCCACGATGAACGCCGTGTACCGTATCTACGGGGACAGCCCCTCCGGCTGGAACGTTATGGTCACCAACATCGACAGTTCATCCAACGCCATCACTATCAAGCACCAGCTGACCGATTCCGATAACGACTATGTCATGGGCACCGACGACGTGGGCGACTTCATCGTCACCCAGATCGACACCGTCGATGGCACCGCGGTGAAGAACTACAACTCCGAGCTGCTGGGCAAGACCCTGGTGTTCACAATCACCATCGTCTCCATCGACGAGTTAACTTAA
- a CDS encoding threonine--tRNA ligase: MRTLYIHADFMEFEVKKPTPMAEPITDQEKTGRMDEVLVAFITVEKDDRDRLEAVASQASKDIMETAKKVGAERIMLYPYAHLSPELSDAETGKKMLREMERLVSGSGWQVHRTPFGWYKAFKISCKGHPLSELSREIVGEETAEAPKGEEKFIVLLPDGTEVDPLKFKGGTECFQIMMNKEALKKDWPSTGEVKYTRLCKKFGINWESMSDAGHMCFQPKGALMFDLVADYSSRIVNSMGLPVYTVRGTNMFSMDEGPVAEHAKLFGDRLYTIKGEKHDFVLRYAACHQQFAMMRLWNISYKTLPFGAFEVADSYRLEQSGETMLCFRTRRMNMPDLHVVCTDIPQSEDWFSRLDERIYKEANNLDRDYEMLVNFSSWNAYQQHKEMLMEIVRKHDKPALLHFYPEGINYYWTVNIEYHILDDMKRAREIGTVQIDIGNAQRFGIAYTDETGKKVSPVILHSAVIGTVERYLYMLFDTAVQMETQGKLGTLPTWVLPEQVRFMNVSEAHLEKATELADKVRKAQVRVGLDDRSETVGKKVREAKQDWVAYAVVIGDKELQTDVLTVYDRAQNKNVKMTMDQLIARVRGEIGDMPFRPMYMPSELSCRVDM, from the coding sequence ATGAGGACGCTTTACATACACGCCGATTTCATGGAGTTCGAGGTCAAGAAGCCCACCCCTATGGCCGAGCCCATAACCGACCAGGAAAAGACTGGCCGAATGGACGAGGTCCTGGTGGCCTTCATCACCGTGGAGAAGGACGACCGTGACCGATTGGAGGCGGTGGCCTCTCAGGCATCCAAAGACATCATGGAGACGGCCAAGAAGGTAGGGGCCGAGCGCATCATGCTCTATCCCTACGCCCACCTCAGCCCGGAGCTTTCCGATGCGGAAACTGGCAAGAAGATGCTGCGGGAGATGGAGAGGTTGGTCTCCGGGTCCGGCTGGCAGGTGCACCGCACACCTTTCGGTTGGTACAAGGCTTTCAAGATAAGCTGCAAAGGGCATCCATTGTCCGAGCTCTCCAGGGAGATCGTCGGCGAGGAGACGGCCGAGGCTCCCAAGGGCGAGGAGAAGTTCATCGTGCTGCTTCCTGACGGCACAGAGGTCGACCCCCTGAAGTTCAAAGGCGGAACGGAATGCTTCCAGATCATGATGAACAAGGAAGCCCTTAAGAAGGACTGGCCCTCCACAGGCGAGGTAAAGTACACCCGTTTGTGCAAGAAGTTCGGTATAAATTGGGAGAGCATGAGCGACGCCGGGCACATGTGTTTCCAGCCCAAGGGCGCTTTGATGTTCGACCTGGTGGCCGACTACTCGTCCCGCATCGTCAACTCCATGGGCCTGCCCGTATACACCGTGCGTGGCACGAACATGTTCAGCATGGACGAGGGGCCGGTGGCCGAGCATGCCAAGCTCTTCGGTGACCGCCTCTATACCATAAAGGGGGAGAAGCACGATTTCGTCCTGCGCTACGCCGCCTGTCACCAGCAGTTCGCCATGATGCGCCTGTGGAACATCAGCTACAAGACCCTGCCCTTCGGTGCGTTCGAAGTGGCCGATTCGTACCGTCTGGAGCAGTCGGGGGAGACCATGCTGTGCTTCCGAACAAGGCGCATGAACATGCCGGACCTGCACGTGGTGTGCACCGACATACCGCAATCGGAGGACTGGTTCAGCCGCCTGGACGAGCGGATTTACAAGGAAGCGAACAACCTGGACCGGGACTACGAGATGCTGGTCAACTTCTCATCATGGAACGCCTACCAGCAACACAAGGAAATGCTCATGGAGATCGTGCGCAAGCACGACAAGCCGGCCCTGCTGCACTTCTACCCAGAGGGCATCAACTATTACTGGACGGTCAACATAGAGTACCACATCCTGGACGATATGAAGCGCGCTCGGGAGATCGGTACGGTACAGATCGACATAGGGAACGCCCAGCGCTTCGGCATAGCGTATACGGACGAGACCGGAAAGAAGGTCAGCCCGGTGATACTGCACTCCGCGGTCATCGGGACCGTCGAACGCTATCTCTACATGCTCTTCGACACCGCGGTGCAGATGGAGACCCAGGGGAAGCTGGGCACGTTGCCCACCTGGGTACTGCCGGAGCAGGTACGGTTCATGAACGTCTCCGAGGCGCATTTGGAAAAGGCCACGGAACTGGCCGATAAGGTGCGCAAGGCCCAGGTCCGCGTGGGCCTGGACGACCGTTCGGAGACGGTCGGTAAGAAAGTAAGGGAAGCCAAGCAGGACTGGGTAGCCTACGCCGTAGTGATCGGCGACAAGGAGCTGCAAACGGACGTTCTGACCGTCTACGACAGGGCGCAGAACAAGAACGTGAAGATGACCATGGACCAGCTGATCGCTCGCGTGCGTGGGGAGATTGGCGACATGCCCTTCCGGCCCATGTACATGCCCAGCGAGCTCAGCTGCCGTGTGGACATGTGA
- a CDS encoding glycosyltransferase family 4 protein, whose product MRIVEVNAFHYPFMGGIENRLHHVCSRLDKKHEVFVLTSRLPGTLEREEMDGYTVIRLPSRFFDIYNPPFVRISGVREALRELGPDLVDLHYRWAGSLTKAVLECPASKVYTCHNTIGEGLGFVHYLSEVNDRIFLRKLDKFDRVVCVSDFMRKDVAARGFTDDKLVTIYNGVDLPETASNDGDFILSLGRLVDLKGLEYLIKAMAEVDGQLKICGEGPERRNLERLCHRLKLSDRIDFMGRVSEEEKVQMLSSCRMFVIPSVKEAYGMVAAEAMSYGKPVIASNTGGLPEVVGDAGVLVPVQDEKALAQAMNALNADPDRRRQLGEAARERMRSFTWDEIAKRTLETYEDIVRSK is encoded by the coding sequence GTGCGCATAGTCGAGGTGAACGCCTTCCACTACCCCTTTATGGGGGGAATTGAGAACCGTTTGCACCACGTATGCAGCCGCCTAGACAAAAAGCATGAGGTCTTTGTCCTCACCAGTCGTCTGCCAGGCACCTTGGAGCGGGAGGAAATGGACGGATACACCGTCATCCGCCTCCCATCCCGTTTCTTCGACATCTATAACCCCCCGTTCGTGCGCATCTCCGGCGTGAGGGAAGCTTTGCGAGAATTGGGACCGGACTTGGTCGACCTGCATTACCGTTGGGCAGGATCGCTGACCAAGGCGGTGCTCGAATGCCCCGCATCAAAGGTCTACACCTGCCACAACACCATCGGGGAGGGGCTGGGCTTCGTCCATTACCTGAGCGAGGTCAACGACCGCATATTCCTGCGGAAACTGGACAAGTTCGACCGGGTGGTGTGCGTCTCGGACTTCATGCGCAAGGACGTGGCCGCGCGGGGGTTCACCGATGACAAGCTGGTCACGATATACAACGGCGTCGACCTTCCGGAGACGGCGTCGAACGACGGCGACTTCATACTTTCCCTTGGAAGGTTGGTGGACCTGAAGGGGCTGGAATATCTCATCAAGGCCATGGCCGAGGTGGACGGACAATTGAAGATCTGCGGCGAGGGGCCGGAACGAAGGAACCTGGAGCGCCTGTGTCATCGCCTGAAGCTCAGCGACCGCATCGATTTCATGGGCAGGGTGAGCGAGGAGGAGAAAGTGCAGATGCTGTCCTCCTGCCGCATGTTCGTCATCCCCTCGGTGAAGGAGGCCTACGGGATGGTGGCGGCGGAGGCCATGTCCTATGGGAAACCGGTTATAGCCTCGAACACCGGAGGGCTGCCGGAGGTCGTGGGGGACGCGGGGGTGCTGGTGCCAGTGCAGGACGAGAAGGCCTTGGCCCAGGCCATGAACGCCTTGAACGCGGACCCGGACCGCCGGCGGCAGCTCGGCGAGGCCGCCCGTGAGCGGATGAGGTCCTTCACCTGGGATGAGATCGCCAAGCGGACCTTGGAGACCTACGAGGATATTGTAAGGTCCAAGTGA
- a CDS encoding isocitrate/isopropylmalate family dehydrogenase, with amino-acid sequence MLKVAVLPGDGIGPEVVAEGVKVLNALSENYSVKFDFQKFGINAERYLRTGELVTENDMDQLRKFDTIFLGAIGDDRVKPGVLEKGILLALRFGFDQYINHRPAPLWKPFGRLKRDMDFNIDVFRENTEDYYVGAGGRVSNGKGVLDLRVKRELYDMKIRLEVNADAADDYAFEIGMMSRKNIERFADFVIENTNVIGEKYITVIDKANVCSNIYSLWREIWVDKCRRAGIELGFMYVDAMTMALVKNPDKFRVIATPNMFGDIITDLLAEVTGGLGLAPGGNINPRGISMFEPVHGSAPKYKGMDRINPVATILAAKMMLDNLGRRDLGQVVFDGVRAAFNKGVCTQDLGGKAKTHEMGDAVVAAIQGSK; translated from the coding sequence ATGCTCAAGGTAGCGGTACTGCCTGGCGACGGCATTGGCCCGGAAGTGGTGGCCGAAGGGGTAAAGGTTCTGAACGCCCTGTCCGAGAACTACTCGGTCAAGTTCGACTTCCAGAAGTTCGGCATAAACGCCGAGAGGTACCTGCGCACCGGCGAGCTGGTGACCGAAAACGACATGGACCAACTGAGGAAGTTCGACACTATATTCCTGGGTGCCATCGGCGACGACCGCGTGAAGCCCGGCGTATTGGAGAAGGGCATACTGCTGGCGCTGCGCTTCGGCTTCGACCAGTACATCAACCACCGTCCGGCGCCGTTATGGAAACCGTTCGGCCGCCTGAAGAGGGACATGGACTTCAACATCGACGTGTTCCGCGAGAACACCGAGGACTATTATGTGGGTGCGGGAGGTCGCGTCTCCAACGGCAAGGGCGTGCTGGACCTGCGCGTGAAGCGCGAACTGTACGATATGAAGATCCGTTTGGAGGTCAACGCGGACGCTGCTGACGACTACGCCTTCGAGATCGGCATGATGTCCCGCAAGAACATCGAGCGCTTCGCCGACTTTGTCATCGAGAATACCAACGTCATCGGCGAGAAGTACATCACCGTCATCGACAAGGCCAACGTGTGCAGCAACATCTACAGCCTGTGGCGGGAGATCTGGGTTGATAAGTGCCGTCGCGCCGGGATCGAATTAGGCTTCATGTACGTGGACGCCATGACCATGGCCCTGGTCAAGAACCCGGACAAGTTCCGGGTGATCGCCACGCCCAATATGTTCGGGGACATAATCACCGACCTGCTGGCCGAGGTTACCGGCGGGCTCGGACTGGCTCCGGGCGGCAACATTAACCCCCGCGGGATATCCATGTTCGAGCCGGTGCACGGCTCCGCGCCCAAGTACAAGGGCATGGACCGCATCAACCCCGTGGCCACCATACTGGCGGCCAAGATGATGCTGGACAATCTGGGACGGCGCGATCTAGGTCAGGTGGTCTTCGACGGAGTGCGCGCCGCCTTCAACAAGGGCGTGTGCACCCAGGACCTGGGCGGTAAAGCCAAGACGCACGAGATGGGCGACGCGGTCGTAGCGGCCATCCAAGGGTCGAAGTAG
- a CDS encoding 3-isopropylmalate dehydratase small subunit: MKNVKGQVWRFGDHVDTDQIIPAERLTSDNNDKLGTFAFEKVRPEMAKQVKKGDLIVAGRNFGCGSSREHAPRALLQVGISCVVAESYARIFYRNCINTGLLPVECQVEADDGDVLSVDFAKGAIVNETKGKEWKFAPFPRFVQDLIDKGGLMAKIKEEKRCSR, from the coding sequence ATGAAGAACGTGAAAGGCCAGGTATGGCGGTTCGGGGACCACGTGGACACGGACCAGATCATCCCCGCCGAGCGCCTTACCAGCGACAACAACGACAAGCTGGGCACCTTCGCCTTCGAAAAGGTACGGCCGGAGATGGCCAAGCAGGTGAAGAAGGGCGACCTGATCGTGGCCGGCCGCAACTTCGGCTGCGGGTCCAGCCGAGAGCACGCCCCGCGGGCGCTGCTCCAGGTGGGAATATCGTGCGTGGTGGCAGAGAGCTACGCAAGGATATTCTACCGCAACTGCATTAACACCGGACTGCTGCCAGTGGAGTGCCAGGTGGAGGCTGACGATGGAGACGTTCTCTCCGTGGACTTCGCCAAGGGCGCAATTGTCAACGAAACGAAGGGAAAGGAGTGGAAGTTCGCCCCCTTCCCCCGTTTCGTACAGGACCTGATAGACAAGGGTGGCCTCATGGCCAAGATCAAGGAGGAAAAGAGATGCTCAAGGTAG
- a CDS encoding 3-isopropylmalate dehydratase large subunit produces MKANHPKTISEKILSMKSGQDAAAGDIVEADVDYVMVNDVTGPLAFQEFEALGCEPFRDKIVLVPDHFVPNKDVASAKQAKEMRDFAKRWNITNYFEVGRGGVCHQVMLDHGFAYPGALVVGADSHTCTYGGVNAFSTGVGSSEAAAVFATGRLWFKVPGSMQIKLKGRLSKYVGGKDLVLKIISDIGVDGATYKALEFGGTGVAALTVSDRLSVSNMVIEAGAKAGVFPCDAATVAYMKTVRKGAFKATSPDHGVTYERTLEYDLSELESMVAMPHLPSNGRKASEVDVEIDQAYLGSCTNGRIEDLRMAAEVMRGRKVHPNVRMVVVPASVKVFEQAMAEGLLAELSRTGAFISGPTCGACLGGHMGVLAPGERCISSTNRNFIGRMGHRDSEVYLAGPAVVAASAVTGRITDPRDLEGAP; encoded by the coding sequence ATGAAAGCGAATCATCCCAAGACCATTTCGGAGAAGATACTGTCAATGAAGTCCGGGCAGGACGCCGCAGCCGGGGATATCGTTGAAGCGGACGTCGATTACGTCATGGTCAACGACGTCACCGGTCCACTGGCCTTCCAGGAGTTTGAAGCTCTGGGCTGCGAGCCCTTCCGGGACAAGATCGTGCTGGTGCCCGACCACTTCGTGCCCAACAAGGACGTGGCCTCGGCTAAGCAGGCCAAGGAGATGCGCGATTTCGCCAAACGCTGGAACATCACCAACTATTTCGAGGTGGGTCGCGGAGGTGTATGCCATCAGGTCATGCTGGACCACGGCTTTGCTTATCCTGGTGCCCTCGTCGTGGGAGCCGATTCGCATACATGCACCTATGGCGGGGTGAACGCCTTCTCCACCGGCGTCGGCAGCTCGGAGGCGGCGGCGGTCTTCGCCACCGGTCGTCTGTGGTTCAAGGTGCCCGGCTCTATGCAAATAAAGCTCAAGGGAAGGCTGTCCAAGTACGTGGGCGGAAAGGACCTGGTGCTCAAGATCATCAGCGACATCGGGGTGGACGGAGCGACCTACAAGGCCCTGGAGTTCGGGGGGACCGGCGTGGCCGCGCTCACCGTCTCCGACCGTCTGTCCGTATCCAACATGGTCATCGAGGCCGGGGCCAAGGCCGGGGTGTTCCCCTGCGACGCCGCCACGGTCGCCTACATGAAGACGGTGCGCAAGGGCGCGTTCAAGGCCACCAGCCCGGACCACGGGGTGACGTACGAACGTACCCTGGAATACGACCTGTCAGAACTTGAGAGCATGGTGGCCATGCCGCACCTTCCGTCGAACGGAAGGAAGGCCAGCGAGGTGGACGTGGAGATCGACCAGGCGTACCTCGGCTCATGCACCAACGGGCGCATCGAGGACCTGCGCATGGCCGCCGAGGTCATGCGCGGACGGAAGGTCCACCCGAACGTGCGCATGGTGGTCGTGCCCGCTTCCGTCAAGGTGTTCGAGCAAGCCATGGCCGAAGGGCTACTGGCCGAGCTCTCCCGCACCGGAGCCTTCATCTCCGGTCCGACCTGTGGAGCATGCCTGGGAGGGCACATGGGCGTACTCGCTCCTGGAGAGAGATGCATAAGCAGCACCAATCGGAACTTCATCGGTCGCATGGGCCATCGTGATTCCGAGGTGTACCTGGCTGGACCGGCGGTGGTGGCCGCTTCGGCCGTCACCGGCCGCATAACCGACCCGCGCGACCTGGAGGGAGCACCATGA